ATATATGGGCCATTCTGTTTGGAGACCGTTGTTACGCCAGATCTAAAGTTTTATGTTTTTGAGATATCCGCGAGGATTGTTGCCGGAACAAACGTTTTTATGGAAACCTCGCCTTATGCGTTAATTAAGCATGGTAAACCGATGAGCACCGGGCGAAGGATCGCTTTAGAGATAAGGGAAGCCATAGAGCAGGGCAGGTTAAAGGAAATATTAGGGTAATAATGCATTTTTTATGGTGATAAGCTTGAGAGAAATGGGGAGAGAAGCTCGGAAAATTATCTCGGAATATTGTCCTGAGAGAATAACGATTGGCGTTTTAGGGTCTCACTCAGCTGAGGAGGTAGGAGTATCTGCTAAGGTTTTTGGCTTTCAGACTCTAGTTGTCTGTCAAAAAGGTAGGGAAGCATTATACGCTGACTATAATAGGCATCTCTTTGATCACGTGATACTCTTAGATAAGTTCTCGGATATAATGAGAGAAGATGTTCAGGATAAAATGTTAGAATTAAATACCATTTTTATTCCCAACAGATCGTTCTCAGTTTACGTTGGATACGATAACATTGAGAACAAGTTTAGGGTTCCAATATATGGTAACCGCTTTCTTTTAAGGACTGAGGAGAGAGCCGCTCCTAGAAATCAATATTGGCTTTTAGAGAAGGCTGGCATAAAGATACCTAAGAAATTTGATAGGCCTGAAGATATTGATAGGCTTGTCATAGTTAAAGTTCAGCAGAAAAGGAAGCCGTTGGAGCGGGCGTTCTTTTACGCTTCATCACCCGAGGACTACTACAAGAAAGCTGAAGAGTTAATAAGGAAGGAAGTAATAGACGAGGAAGGCTTGAGGAGAGCCCGCATAGAAGAATATGTTCTCGGGCAAAAGTTTAATGCGAACTTCCAAAAATGGGCTTTAAAGGATTATTTTGGGGAATTTGATTTTCTAGGCTTCGATGACAGGAAGCAGACAAACCTTCATGGGATTCTAAGTCTTCCAGCAAGAGATCAGCTCATGCTGGATGTTCCAGTTAAAAATGAGGAGATAGGTCATTACGGGCTAACTATGAGAGAATCCCAGAAACCACTAGTATATGAGGCTGCCGATAAATTCATAAAAGTTTGCGAGAAAGAATATCCGCCGGGCATAATCGGTCTATTCGCCTTACAGGGAGCTATAGCCTACGATGCTGATGATCCAGAGCAGAAGAGGTTGGCTTTCTACATTTTTGATGTCAGCCCCAGAGTCCCCGGGAGCCCGTGTGTTGGCCCCACTTCTCCTGAAATGCGCAGATTGACGCTAAAGTATCAGAGGATCCTCAGAAAATATGGTGTCGATAGGATAGAGGCCTCAATGGATTTGCCAATGCTTGAAATACGGTATGCTGCAGAAAACGGGAGGTTAAGTGAAATCGTAACTTGACAGGGGGCGCGATAATGCCGTTATCTCTAATACGTGACGTCTTAGATAGAATTGATAGGTTAAAGGCTGAAATTGTGTCGATTACGTCTAACTTAATAAAGTTTCAA
This DNA window, taken from Candidatus Bathyarchaeia archaeon, encodes the following:
- a CDS encoding DUF1297 domain-containing protein, coding for MGREARKIISEYCPERITIGVLGSHSAEEVGVSAKVFGFQTLVVCQKGREALYADYNRHLFDHVILLDKFSDIMREDVQDKMLELNTIFIPNRSFSVYVGYDNIENKFRVPIYGNRFLLRTEERAAPRNQYWLLEKAGIKIPKKFDRPEDIDRLVIVKVQQKRKPLERAFFYASSPEDYYKKAEELIRKEVIDEEGLRRARIEEYVLGQKFNANFQKWALKDYFGEFDFLGFDDRKQTNLHGILSLPARDQLMLDVPVKNEEIGHYGLTMRESQKPLVYEAADKFIKVCEKEYPPGIIGLFALQGAIAYDADDPEQKRLAFYIFDVSPRVPGSPCVGPTSPEMRRLTLKYQRILRKYGVDRIEASMDLPMLEIRYAAENGRLSEIVT